A genomic window from Euzebya rosea includes:
- a CDS encoding acyltransferase, with product MRIDPAATVAEDAQIGEGTMVWGLAQVRDGARLGEECIIGRGAFIDTGVVLGDRCKVQNNALVYAPASLEDGVFIGPAAILTNDLRPRSIAPDGTLKRGADWAAAGVTIRHGAAIGAGAIVVAGVTVGRWAMVAAGATVASDVPDHALVAGVPARQLGWVCACGGRLQQDPDDDGRWVCREDGVGHRATHGTMAAED from the coding sequence ATGCGGATCGACCCAGCAGCCACCGTCGCCGAGGACGCCCAGATCGGCGAGGGCACCATGGTGTGGGGCCTCGCCCAGGTCCGTGACGGGGCCCGGCTGGGCGAGGAGTGCATCATCGGCCGCGGCGCGTTCATCGACACCGGCGTGGTGCTCGGCGACCGCTGCAAGGTGCAGAACAACGCGCTGGTGTATGCACCCGCCTCGCTGGAGGACGGTGTCTTCATCGGTCCGGCGGCGATCCTGACCAACGACCTGCGGCCGCGTTCGATCGCACCCGACGGCACGCTCAAGCGTGGCGCGGACTGGGCTGCGGCCGGGGTGACGATCCGTCACGGTGCGGCCATCGGCGCCGGCGCCATCGTCGTGGCCGGCGTCACCGTGGGGCGCTGGGCGATGGTCGCGGCGGGTGCCACGGTCGCCAGCGACGTGCCGGACCACGCGTTGGTCGCGGGGGTGCCGGCACGACAGCTCGGCTGGGTCTGCGCCTGCGGCGGCCGACTGCAGCAGGACCCCGACGACGACGGCCGCTGGGTGTGCCGGGAGGACGGCGTCGGCCACCGCGCGACCCACGGCACGATGGCCGCGGAGGACTGA
- a CDS encoding Gfo/Idh/MocA family protein, whose translation MLRAGVIGLGTMGRHHVRVLRAMEGVDFVGVADPSGDPHGAAQGGRVFISDEQLIEGGLDMAVLSAPTEHHEQVAMRLAGAGVPTLVEKPLAHTLDAATRITEAFETAGLVGAVGHIERFNPALQAMRTKLEEGLLGELYQIATRRQGPFPVRIKDVGVILDLATHDVDLTAWVGGSSVAAISARTAHKTGRPHEDLVAATGVLADGTVTNHLVNWLSPYKEREIVALGEAGALIADTVTADLTFHANGSELNQWEELTRFRGVSEGDVIRYSIPKPEPLMTEMLAFRDAVLGEPAAVVTMREGLAAVRVAEAMRLSAREGVTSYLEDDEPTTA comes from the coding sequence ATGCTCCGGGCGGGTGTCATCGGGCTTGGGACAATGGGGCGCCACCACGTCCGGGTGCTGCGGGCCATGGAGGGCGTCGACTTCGTCGGGGTGGCCGACCCGTCGGGTGATCCGCACGGCGCCGCTCAGGGCGGACGGGTGTTCATCAGCGACGAGCAGCTGATCGAGGGCGGGCTGGACATGGCGGTGCTGTCCGCCCCGACCGAACACCACGAGCAGGTCGCGATGCGCCTGGCCGGGGCGGGGGTCCCCACCCTGGTGGAGAAACCGCTGGCCCACACCCTCGACGCCGCGACGAGGATCACCGAGGCGTTCGAGACCGCGGGGCTGGTCGGTGCCGTCGGCCACATCGAGCGGTTCAACCCGGCCCTGCAGGCCATGCGGACGAAGCTGGAGGAGGGGCTCCTCGGCGAGCTGTACCAGATCGCCACCCGCCGCCAGGGGCCGTTCCCCGTTCGCATCAAGGACGTCGGCGTGATCCTCGACCTGGCGACCCACGACGTCGACCTGACCGCCTGGGTCGGTGGATCGTCGGTGGCTGCCATCAGCGCGCGGACCGCCCACAAGACGGGGCGCCCCCACGAGGACCTGGTCGCGGCGACCGGCGTGCTGGCCGACGGCACCGTCACCAACCACCTCGTGAACTGGCTGTCGCCCTACAAGGAACGCGAGATCGTCGCGCTGGGTGAGGCCGGCGCGCTGATCGCCGACACGGTGACCGCTGACCTGACCTTCCACGCCAACGGCTCGGAGCTCAACCAGTGGGAGGAGCTGACGCGCTTCCGCGGGGTGTCGGAGGGCGACGTGATCCGCTACTCAATCCCCAAGCCCGAACCGTTGATGACGGAGATGCTGGCCTTCCGTGACGCCGTGCTCGGCGAGCCGGCGGCCGTGGTCACGATGCGGGAGGGCCTGGCGGCCGTGCGGGTGGCCGAGGCGATGCGACTGTCCGCCCGCGAGGGGGTCACCAGCTACCTGGAGGACGACGAGCCGACCACCGCCTGA
- a CDS encoding TIGR03617 family F420-dependent LLM class oxidoreductase — MKLDTITYGHPLRDIGEVVRNAEARGYDAWLTSEVQYDPFLPCAVAAVATDRIQLGTAITVAFARNPMTVAQSAHNIQQALGDRPFLLGLGSQIKPHITKRFSQDWPDRPAAAMREFVQALHAIWSCWNDGEELAFRGEYYTHSIMTPMFTPPPNTVTPEVWLAAVGPGMTRVAGEVADGILCHGFTTATYFTETTLPAVEEGVARVEGRTREDVEVVLPPFVITGYTDEQRAGARQAVLQQIGFYGSTPAYRPVLEAHGWGELGEELHRLSRSDGWGRMPAIIDEEVVDAFAIVADPDVLGEAIVERFGGAADRIQLGEAYGLSDAHLDRAREVLADA, encoded by the coding sequence GTGAAGCTCGACACCATCACCTACGGCCATCCGCTCCGCGACATCGGCGAGGTGGTCCGCAACGCCGAAGCCCGGGGTTATGACGCCTGGTTGACCTCGGAGGTCCAGTACGACCCGTTCCTGCCCTGCGCGGTGGCGGCCGTGGCGACGGACCGGATCCAGCTGGGCACGGCGATCACCGTCGCGTTCGCGCGCAACCCCATGACCGTCGCGCAGTCGGCGCACAACATCCAGCAGGCGTTGGGTGACCGGCCGTTCCTGCTGGGCCTCGGCTCCCAGATCAAGCCGCACATCACCAAGCGGTTCTCCCAGGACTGGCCCGACCGTCCGGCCGCGGCCATGCGTGAGTTCGTCCAGGCCCTGCATGCCATCTGGTCCTGCTGGAACGACGGGGAGGAGCTGGCGTTCCGCGGCGAGTACTACACCCACTCGATCATGACGCCCATGTTCACGCCGCCTCCGAACACGGTCACCCCGGAGGTGTGGCTGGCTGCCGTCGGGCCGGGCATGACGCGCGTCGCCGGCGAGGTCGCCGACGGCATCCTCTGCCACGGGTTCACGACGGCCACCTACTTCACCGAGACGACCCTCCCGGCGGTGGAGGAGGGCGTCGCCCGTGTGGAGGGCCGGACCCGCGAGGACGTCGAGGTCGTGCTGCCGCCGTTCGTGATCACCGGCTACACCGACGAGCAGCGGGCGGGCGCCCGGCAGGCGGTGCTGCAGCAGATCGGCTTCTACGGCTCGACCCCCGCGTACCGGCCGGTGCTGGAGGCCCACGGCTGGGGCGAGCTCGGCGAGGAGCTGCACCGCCTGTCGCGCTCCGACGGGTGGGGCCGGATGCCGGCGATCATCGACGAGGAGGTCGTCGACGCCTTCGCGATCGTCGCCGACCCCGACGTGCTCGGCGAGGCCATCGTCGAACGGTTCGGGGGCGCGGCAGACCGCATCCAGCTCGGCGAGGCCTACGGCCTGTCCGACGCGCACCTGGACCGTGCCCGGGAGGTCCTCGCTGACGCGTGA
- a CDS encoding glycosyltransferase — protein MARTSPPPAPLLSAALIVRDEEAVIERCLASLQEVVDEVVVLDTGSTDRTVALARATGARVVEGTWHDDFGRSRNEVLDHCVGRWAVIVDADEVLFVHDVAGLRRTLRRSRADALQVTVDSYRDDVGTVGMSHQSLRVLRRRRVRYEGRLHEEVRPVRPDASLQVERTSLITIGHWGYIQRIVEERGKTERNIRICEAAIAEGAGLRGVVDLGRTLAAAGRLEEALVRFEEARAADDGFTRRTALAHGAATLVRLERATEALTWVDQLGAASRFEGAVDVLRAEVLVALGRTDAFVAAYERALAAAEGNGGVVPHDDGVGPAAERVRADLGSALLAAGRTEEGVAHLLEAAGEGAMRIWPQLVAGYHQLGQLERVAALLDPEGDVDRCRLVLAELAADPGPGVSALLEVLDDAYPGSALTVAFAPLVADHLHLEQAVKWSARARAAGLSAHCPLASRATSETLGATDRLLSAAVLVELFDDDRGRHGVEAVAAVLDPPLFGDLLGLVGQLAPAALELLVLSAVTTPARGVAMARALGAHGERDAAREVLAHGLSLGHVDPAVRQDADDLLAELSARPEQA, from the coding sequence ATGGCCCGCACGTCGCCACCTCCTGCACCGCTGCTGTCCGCCGCCCTGATCGTCCGCGACGAGGAGGCGGTCATCGAGCGCTGCCTCGCCTCGTTGCAGGAGGTCGTGGACGAGGTCGTCGTGCTGGACACCGGGTCGACCGACCGGACCGTCGCGCTGGCTCGCGCGACCGGCGCACGGGTCGTGGAGGGGACGTGGCACGACGACTTCGGCCGATCGCGCAACGAGGTGCTGGACCACTGCGTCGGCCGCTGGGCCGTGATCGTCGATGCCGACGAGGTGCTGTTCGTGCACGACGTGGCCGGCCTGCGACGGACGCTGCGCCGGTCGCGGGCGGACGCCCTCCAGGTCACCGTCGACAGCTACCGCGACGACGTCGGCACGGTGGGCATGTCCCACCAGAGCCTGCGGGTGCTGCGGCGACGCCGGGTCCGCTACGAGGGTCGGCTGCACGAGGAGGTCCGGCCCGTCCGTCCGGACGCGTCGCTGCAGGTGGAGCGCACGTCGCTGATCACGATCGGCCACTGGGGCTACATCCAGCGGATCGTGGAGGAGCGGGGCAAGACCGAGCGCAACATCCGCATCTGCGAGGCTGCGATCGCCGAGGGCGCCGGGCTGCGCGGCGTCGTCGACCTGGGCCGGACGCTGGCTGCGGCCGGCCGGCTCGAGGAGGCCCTGGTGCGGTTCGAGGAGGCGCGGGCGGCCGATGACGGGTTCACCCGCCGGACGGCCCTGGCCCACGGCGCGGCCACGCTGGTCCGCCTCGAGCGGGCGACCGAGGCGCTGACGTGGGTGGATCAGCTCGGTGCCGCGTCGCGGTTCGAGGGCGCGGTCGACGTGCTTCGTGCCGAGGTGCTGGTGGCGCTCGGCCGGACCGACGCCTTCGTGGCGGCCTACGAGCGGGCGCTGGCCGCGGCGGAGGGCAACGGCGGGGTCGTGCCGCACGACGATGGGGTGGGGCCGGCCGCCGAGCGCGTCCGGGCCGACCTCGGCTCGGCGCTGCTGGCCGCCGGGCGGACCGAGGAGGGGGTCGCCCACCTGCTGGAGGCGGCCGGTGAGGGGGCGATGCGGATCTGGCCGCAGCTGGTGGCCGGGTACCACCAGCTGGGGCAGCTCGAGCGGGTGGCCGCGCTGCTGGACCCGGAGGGTGACGTCGACCGCTGCCGGCTGGTCCTGGCCGAGCTCGCCGCCGATCCGGGACCGGGTGTGTCGGCGCTCCTGGAGGTCCTCGACGACGCGTACCCCGGCAGCGCGCTGACCGTGGCCTTCGCGCCGCTGGTGGCCGACCACCTGCACCTGGAGCAGGCCGTCAAGTGGTCCGCCCGCGCCCGCGCCGCCGGCCTGTCCGCCCACTGTCCGCTCGCGAGCCGAGCCACGAGCGAAACGTTGGGTGCCACCGACCGGCTGCTCAGCGCGGCGGTACTGGTCGAGCTGTTCGACGACGATCGCGGGCGCCACGGGGTGGAGGCCGTCGCCGCTGTCCTCGATCCGCCGTTGTTCGGCGACCTGCTCGGGCTGGTGGGCCAGCTGGCACCTGCGGCGCTGGAGCTGCTGGTGCTGTCGGCCGTGACCACGCCGGCGCGGGGCGTGGCCATGGCCAGGGCGCTCGGTGCGCATGGCGAGCGGGACGCCGCGCGCGAGGTGCTGGCCCACGGGTTGTCGCTGGGCCACGTCGACCCCGCCGTGCGACAGGACGCCGATGACCTGCTGGCCGAGCTGTCGGCCCGACCCGAGCAGGCCTAG
- a CDS encoding alcohol dehydrogenase catalytic domain-containing protein: MRGVVFEEPGRVVVGEVPDPQVLEATDAVIQVTRAGLCGSDLHPWTGAEPAGSGVVCGHEATGQVVAVGDDVRTVAPGDDVIACFTTSCGRCGPCREGLTARCVHGQLFGWGPPDNPAGGLHGGQAELLRVPLADGTLVPRPTGISADAAVLLADNMPTAWYAARRAEVLPGTRVGVIGLGAVGLCAIAACRALGAAEVVAVDPVPSRRAAADRLGARTTTPDDAALADTGLDAVIEAAGPSAAQRLAASMLRPGGVVSIIAVQTAEAFGISPVTAYDRNLTIRAGRAPVRAVLEEVLPAIVDGRLQLPVEEVVTHPRLPLADAPDAYARFAAREEGMVKVTFAP; encoded by the coding sequence GTGCGCGGAGTGGTGTTCGAGGAGCCCGGACGGGTCGTGGTGGGGGAGGTGCCCGATCCGCAGGTGCTCGAGGCAACGGACGCGGTGATCCAGGTGACCCGCGCCGGTCTGTGCGGGTCGGACCTGCACCCGTGGACCGGCGCGGAACCGGCGGGATCCGGCGTCGTGTGTGGGCACGAGGCGACCGGACAGGTAGTGGCCGTCGGCGACGACGTCCGGACCGTCGCGCCGGGGGACGATGTCATCGCGTGCTTCACCACCTCCTGCGGTCGATGCGGTCCGTGTCGCGAGGGGCTGACCGCGAGGTGCGTGCACGGCCAGCTGTTCGGCTGGGGTCCGCCCGACAACCCGGCCGGCGGGTTGCACGGCGGGCAGGCGGAGCTGCTGCGAGTCCCGCTGGCGGACGGCACGCTCGTCCCCCGACCGACGGGGATCAGCGCCGACGCCGCGGTGCTGCTGGCCGACAACATGCCGACGGCCTGGTACGCCGCCCGGCGGGCCGAGGTCCTGCCGGGAACGCGAGTCGGGGTCATCGGCCTGGGTGCGGTGGGCCTGTGCGCCATCGCCGCCTGCCGGGCGCTCGGTGCAGCCGAGGTCGTGGCGGTCGACCCCGTGCCGTCCCGCCGTGCCGCGGCCGACCGCCTCGGGGCAAGGACCACCACCCCCGACGACGCGGCGCTGGCCGACACCGGGCTGGACGCGGTGATCGAGGCGGCCGGCCCGTCCGCAGCACAGCGGCTTGCTGCCAGCATGCTCCGTCCCGGCGGCGTGGTGTCGATCATCGCCGTGCAGACCGCCGAGGCGTTCGGCATCTCCCCGGTGACCGCCTACGACCGCAACCTGACGATCCGGGCCGGGCGGGCGCCGGTCAGGGCGGTGCTGGAGGAGGTGCTGCCGGCCATCGTCGACGGCCGCCTGCAGCTCCCGGTCGAGGAGGTCGTCACCCACCCCCGCCTGCCGCTCGCGGACGCGCCCGACGCCTACGCCCGGTTCGCCGCCCGCGAGGAGGGGATGGTCAAGGTCACGTTCGCACCCTGA